A window of the Natrinema salifodinae genome harbors these coding sequences:
- the rpl12p gene encoding 50S ribosomal protein P1: MEYVYAALILNESGEEINEDNLTDVLDAAGVDVEESRVKALVAALEDVDIDEAVSEAAAVPAGGAAAGGAAAGGEAAAEEEEAEETSDVPDTTDEDEDDDEDEEASGEGLGELFG; encoded by the coding sequence ATGGAATACGTTTACGCTGCACTCATCCTGAACGAATCGGGCGAAGAGATCAACGAAGACAACCTCACCGACGTGCTCGACGCCGCCGGCGTCGACGTCGAAGAGTCCCGCGTGAAGGCGCTCGTCGCCGCGCTCGAGGACGTTGACATCGACGAGGCTGTCTCCGAGGCCGCTGCCGTCCCCGCCGGCGGAGCCGCCGCGGGTGGCGCTGCTGCTGGCGGCGAAGCCGCAGCCGAAGAGGAAGAGGCCGAAGAGACCAGCGACGTGCCGGACACGACGGACGAAGACGAGGACGACGACGAAGACGAAGAGGCCAGCGGCGAGGGCCTCGGCGAGCTCTTCGGATAA